In Candidatus Omnitrophota bacterium, one DNA window encodes the following:
- the gatB gene encoding Asp-tRNA(Asn)/Glu-tRNA(Gln) amidotransferase subunit GatB, translating into MKYDVYIGLEVHLQLSTKTKAFCSCGTVFGEAPNSQTCPVCLGLPGALPVLNKEVLTSAIKVALALDCSIAERMKFDRKNYYYPDLPKNFQISQYDKPLSYDGHLDITIGGKEKRIGVKRVHIEEDAGKLFHKADYSLVDYNRTGTPLLEIVSEPDMSSPEEAYAYLATLKSVLKYLDVSDCNMEEGSLRCDANISLNRKGSGKLGTKTELKNMNSFKWVRSALEYEINRQSEILDDGGKITQETRLWNADKAVTISMRTKEEAHDYRYFPEPDLVPFSVSRELVDEVKRAIPELPKERMARFVSQYAIPAYDASVLTQEKKAADFFEEAVRIHSNPKGISNWIMGTLNAILNEKRLDIDRTKLLPANLALMVKMIDDGAISAKIGKEMLLEMVDTGESPDVLVEKKGLRQISDAGALEGIIDKIIKENERSVSDYKSGKKNALAHLVGQIMKDTKGRANPKTVNEILLKKLEG; encoded by the coding sequence ATGAAATACGATGTTTACATAGGGCTTGAGGTTCATCTTCAGCTGTCAACAAAGACAAAAGCGTTCTGTTCCTGCGGCACCGTCTTCGGCGAAGCGCCGAACAGTCAAACGTGCCCCGTATGCCTTGGCCTTCCGGGCGCGCTGCCTGTCCTGAATAAAGAGGTGCTTACAAGCGCCATAAAAGTTGCGCTCGCTCTTGACTGTTCGATAGCCGAAAGGATGAAATTTGACCGCAAAAATTATTATTACCCTGATCTACCGAAGAATTTTCAGATCTCACAATATGACAAGCCGCTTTCATATGACGGGCACCTGGACATAACTATCGGCGGAAAAGAAAAGAGGATAGGCGTAAAAAGGGTGCACATAGAAGAAGACGCGGGTAAATTATTTCATAAAGCGGATTACAGCCTTGTGGACTATAACAGGACAGGTACTCCGCTTCTGGAAATAGTATCCGAGCCGGATATGTCATCACCGGAAGAGGCATATGCGTATTTAGCGACTCTAAAGTCCGTATTGAAATATCTGGACGTCTCGGATTGTAACATGGAGGAAGGCAGCCTGCGGTGCGACGCGAATATATCTTTGAATCGAAAAGGTTCGGGGAAGCTGGGCACAAAGACGGAGCTTAAGAACATGAATTCATTTAAGTGGGTCAGGAGCGCCCTGGAGTACGAAATCAACAGGCAGTCCGAAATACTCGATGATGGCGGAAAGATTACCCAGGAAACGCGGTTATGGAACGCTGATAAGGCCGTCACTATTTCCATGCGCACGAAAGAGGAGGCCCACGATTACCGCTATTTTCCCGAGCCGGACCTTGTGCCTTTTAGCGTAAGCAGGGAATTGGTCGACGAGGTAAAGCGCGCGATTCCGGAGCTTCCGAAAGAGCGGATGGCGCGTTTTGTTTCGCAGTATGCTATACCGGCTTACGACGCCTCGGTGCTTACACAGGAAAAGAAGGCCGCCGATTTTTTTGAAGAGGCCGTAAGGATACATAGTAATCCCAAGGGTATATCAAATTGGATAATGGGAACTTTAAATGCCATACTTAATGAGAAACGCCTGGATATAGACAGGACAAAGCTTTTACCCGCTAACCTTGCGCTTATGGTAAAGATGATAGACGACGGCGCGATAAGCGCCAAAATAGGAAAAGAGATGCTTTTGGAAATGGTTGATACGGGAGAGTCGCCGGATGTATTGGTAGAAAAGAAAGGGCTCAGGCAGATTTCAGATGCCGGGGCGCTTGAAGGTATTATAGATAAAATCATTAAAGAAAACGAAAGATCGGTAAGCGATTATAAATCGGGCAAGAAAAACGCATTGGCGCATCTTGTGGGGCAGATAATGAAGGATACCAAAGGACGCGCAAACCCCAAAACCGTCAATGAAATCTTGCTCAAAAAATTGGAGGGGTAA
- a CDS encoding S41 family peptidase: MKAKKILLWIVVLALLFTLRTANCAQKAEKRQDMSAMYEQIQLFSDAITIIQKNYVDTIEPKKLIYGALGGMLRALDPYSQFMDPDMYNEIKVETTGKFGGLGIEISIRDNLLTVIAPIDGTPAYKAGIKALDRIVKINNESTRDITLLEAVKKLRGEPGTTVDVTVLREGEKKLLDFTIKRDIIKVDSLKKAEVLEGDIGYIRLIEFQQDTSKELDKALASLEVKNIKGLILDLRDNPGGLLDSAVDVSDKFLHNNEIIVTTKGRQEDQVLEFRARKKGALHDYPIAILVNGGSASASEIVAGAIQDNKRGLVIGIKTFGKGSVQTVVPLPDGSALRITTAKYLTPSGRSIMNDGIEPDVVVEQKEYKESAKENAEDIFESLEEKDLEKALEENKKAYDHQLSTGINILRGIIAYNGKGIRD, translated from the coding sequence ATGAAGGCAAAAAAGATTCTCTTATGGATAGTTGTGCTGGCGTTGTTGTTTACATTAAGGACGGCTAATTGCGCCCAGAAGGCCGAAAAGCGCCAAGACATGTCGGCGATGTACGAACAGATACAGCTATTCTCAGATGCCATTACCATCATACAGAAGAATTATGTGGATACCATAGAGCCCAAAAAATTGATATACGGCGCGCTCGGAGGCATGCTGAGGGCGCTTGACCCATACAGCCAGTTTATGGATCCCGATATGTACAACGAGATAAAAGTGGAGACCACCGGCAAATTCGGCGGGCTGGGCATAGAGATATCAATACGCGATAACCTCTTGACCGTAATAGCGCCCATAGATGGTACGCCAGCGTATAAGGCAGGCATAAAGGCGCTCGACAGGATAGTGAAGATCAACAATGAGTCCACAAGAGATATAACCCTGCTCGAGGCCGTAAAGAAATTAAGGGGAGAACCGGGCACGACAGTCGATGTTACGGTTTTGCGCGAAGGCGAGAAGAAGCTTTTGGATTTTACTATAAAAAGGGACATAATAAAAGTAGACAGCTTAAAGAAAGCGGAAGTACTGGAAGGCGACATAGGATATATCAGGCTTATCGAATTTCAGCAGGACACCTCCAAGGAACTTGATAAAGCGCTTGCCTCTCTTGAAGTCAAAAATATCAAGGGACTTATACTGGACCTGAGGGATAACCCAGGCGGGTTGTTGGACAGCGCCGTTGATGTGTCGGATAAGTTCCTGCATAACAATGAAATTATAGTGACGACAAAAGGCAGGCAGGAAGATCAGGTTTTGGAGTTCAGGGCGCGTAAGAAAGGCGCCCTGCATGATTATCCGATAGCCATCCTTGTAAACGGCGGATCAGCAAGCGCTTCTGAGATAGTTGCCGGCGCGATACAGGATAATAAGAGAGGGCTTGTGATCGGCATAAAGACTTTCGGCAAAGGATCTGTCCAGACTGTTGTACCATTACCGGACGGCTCGGCACTCCGGATCACGACGGCGAAGTATCTTACGCCGAGCGGCCGCTCAATAATGAACGACGGCATAGAGCCGGATGTAGTAGTTGAACAAAAAGAATATAAAGAGTCGGCAAAAGAAAATGCCGAAGATATATTTGAGAGCCTCGAAGAGAAAGACCTGGAGAAAGCGCTCGAGGAGAATAAAAAAGCGTATGACCACCAGCTTTCGACGGGCATCAATATATTACGCGGGATAATAGCTTATAACGGTAAAGGCATTCGTGATTGA
- a CDS encoding divergent polysaccharide deacetylase family protein yields MIDFLSGRAKLIIALLAALVVVFVLFARRDYTGNTERLDSMILETVRDSGVPDSDFVFGKQEKGKSGGRTFLKITRRYEVSRSFDLNRFQSEIDKKLRKTGFKTVKSVFEKRGEREEHTVYFSFKNRIIYEISFLKKAYGRISRRGAKNAKIAIVLDDFGYNMNNLETLYGINAPITISILPNITYSKRIAEEASAKNIEILLHLPLEPRGEEDNLEPGTIKVGMPPREVKALLKKAIESVPRIKGVSNHMGSKATEDKELMKVIFDELKKRRLYFMDSLVTDSSMCEVAALKSGLRIATRDVFLDNESDERYIENQLRRTAEIAAKSGSAVGLGHDRPNTIRVLAKIIPELKSEGFQFVYLSELVK; encoded by the coding sequence GTGATTGATTTTTTATCCGGTCGCGCAAAGCTTATCATAGCTCTTCTTGCGGCCCTTGTGGTGGTTTTCGTGCTTTTTGCGCGAAGAGACTATACAGGGAATACCGAGCGCCTTGACTCTATGATCTTGGAAACGGTACGGGATTCTGGTGTTCCCGACAGCGATTTTGTTTTCGGCAAACAAGAGAAAGGTAAAAGCGGCGGCCGCACCTTCTTAAAGATCACGCGCCGCTACGAAGTAAGCCGGAGCTTTGACCTTAACAGATTTCAGTCCGAGATAGACAAAAAGCTGCGTAAGACAGGTTTTAAAACCGTAAAATCCGTTTTCGAAAAGCGCGGGGAGCGCGAGGAACATACAGTCTATTTTTCCTTTAAAAACAGGATAATATATGAGATATCGTTTTTGAAGAAAGCATATGGGCGTATTTCGCGCCGAGGCGCAAAGAATGCTAAGATCGCTATAGTCCTGGATGACTTTGGTTATAACATGAATAATCTCGAAACTCTTTACGGCATAAACGCGCCTATTACGATATCGATTCTGCCGAATATCACTTATTCAAAAAGGATTGCGGAAGAGGCGAGCGCAAAGAATATAGAGATCCTTTTACATCTGCCGCTTGAACCGCGCGGAGAAGAAGATAATCTGGAGCCCGGGACCATAAAGGTCGGTATGCCGCCCAGAGAAGTCAAGGCGTTGTTGAAAAAGGCGATAGAAAGCGTGCCGCGAATAAAAGGCGTCTCTAATCATATGGGCTCAAAGGCCACAGAAGACAAAGAGCTGATGAAGGTAATATTTGACGAGCTCAAAAAGCGGCGCTTATATTTTATGGACAGCCTTGTTACCGACAGCTCTATGTGCGAAGTCGCGGCCCTTAAGTCCGGATTGCGCATTGCGACAAGAGATGTATTTCTGGATAACGAATCGGACGAAAGATATATAGAAAATCAACTAAGGCGCACTGCCGAAATAGCCGCAAAAAGCGGCTCAGCCGTAGGGCTGGGCCACGACCGGCCGAACACAATACGCGTATTGGCAAAGATCATCCCAGAACTTAAAAGCGAAGGATTTCAATTTGTCTATCTTTCGGAACTCGTGAAGTGA
- the tsaD gene encoding tRNA (adenosine(37)-N6)-threonylcarbamoyltransferase complex transferase subunit TsaD, with the protein MIVLGIETSCDETAVAVLKDNTILSNSVSSSIDLHKDFGGVIPEIACRYHVEYINYVLRDALKAAGKTLKDVDLIAVTVKPGLVGALLVGVSLAKALALSLDVPIIGVDHLIAHLYAPCVSGENVKFPFVGMVVSGGHTNLFLVRSVTKYKLLGQTLDDAAGEAFDKVAKLLGLGYPGGPVIQKMAAKGRVDKKLFSLESFDGSLNFSFSGIKTAVLYHLRDRLKKGKLAAKEINDIAASFQDAVTDILTKKAILACERERVYTLVLGGGVTANEELRRKIAGATQYSGIKLYLPLKKLCLDNAAMVAGLGGALYKRRVISDLGISAESSSIYAA; encoded by the coding sequence ATGATAGTCTTAGGCATAGAGACCTCATGCGATGAAACTGCCGTGGCAGTTCTTAAAGATAATACGATACTTTCTAATTCGGTTTCATCTAGCATTGACCTGCATAAGGACTTCGGAGGCGTGATACCCGAGATAGCATGCAGGTATCATGTGGAGTATATAAACTATGTCCTTCGCGATGCCCTTAAAGCGGCAGGCAAGACTTTAAAAGATGTAGACCTTATTGCTGTTACGGTCAAGCCGGGGCTTGTGGGCGCGCTTTTAGTAGGCGTGTCACTTGCCAAGGCGCTGGCCTTATCGCTGGATGTGCCGATAATAGGGGTGGATCACCTGATAGCGCACTTGTATGCGCCATGCGTAAGCGGTGAGAATGTTAAATTCCCGTTTGTCGGGATGGTGGTATCGGGCGGGCACACAAATCTATTTTTAGTACGCAGCGTAACAAAATATAAACTATTGGGACAGACGCTGGATGATGCCGCAGGCGAGGCATTCGATAAAGTTGCAAAACTCCTGGGGTTGGGGTATCCGGGCGGCCCGGTCATACAGAAAATGGCAGCGAAAGGCAGGGTGGATAAGAAACTTTTTTCTCTCGAAAGCTTTGACGGCAGCCTCAATTTCAGTTTTAGCGGCATTAAGACGGCGGTTCTTTACCACTTGCGGGATAGGCTAAAGAAAGGGAAACTAGCCGCCAAAGAGATCAATGATATTGCCGCAAGTTTTCAGGATGCGGTAACCGATATTTTGACAAAAAAAGCTATCCTTGCGTGCGAAAGAGAGAGGGTGTATACTTTGGTATTGGGCGGCGGAGTAACGGCTAATGAGGAGCTGAGGCGGAAGATAGCCGGCGCTACGCAATATAGCGGTATAAAGCTGTATCTTCCCCTCAAAAAATTGTGTCTGGATAACGCTGCGATGGTTGCGGGATTGGGAGGGGCGCTGTACAAAAGGAGAGTAATATCCGATCTTGGTATCAGCGCTGAATCAAGCAGTATTTATGCCGCATAA
- a CDS encoding MgtC/SapB family protein — MIQVSDWQMIMRLVMSVLLCGAIGLEREVRGRSAGLRTHILVGLSSCLLMIISIFVAQSFGEAHMFDPGRIAAGVVTGMGFLGAGTIIRYGESIKGLTTAASLWAVTAVGLAVGAGFYLAAYVSTALILITLFALSRVEKSISKGK, encoded by the coding sequence ATGATACAAGTTAGCGATTGGCAAATGATAATGCGCCTTGTAATGAGCGTGCTCCTTTGCGGAGCAATCGGCCTGGAACGGGAGGTGCGCGGGAGATCCGCGGGCCTGAGGACGCATATATTGGTGGGCTTAAGCTCGTGCCTTTTGATGATAATATCTATTTTTGTGGCGCAGAGTTTCGGTGAAGCGCATATGTTTGACCCGGGGCGTATAGCAGCGGGAGTAGTGACGGGCATGGGGTTTCTCGGCGCCGGCACAATAATACGCTACGGCGAGTCTATAAAAGGATTGACTACGGCAGCGAGTTTATGGGCGGTAACGGCAGTAGGATTGGCCGTAGGAGCCGGATTTTATCTGGCGGCATATGTTTCAACAGCTTTAATTCTAATAACGCTTTTTGCATTATCACGAGTTGAAAAAAGTATCAGTAAAGGGAAATAA
- a CDS encoding polymer-forming cytoskeletal protein — protein MMKRREAVEKVLDVDATMQGSLTFKDPVNLRINGSFDGTLDTKGTLTISESAIVRAEIRGESIIVAGRVYGNIIAERELKIIPPAHVTGNVTTPRLNILDGAVLDGECHMTTPGSHSSSATKNVMTAEELAKYLEVETPMIFEWASSGKLPAFKDKDNWKFERNRIDEWIANGKVI, from the coding sequence ATGATGAAGAGGAGAGAAGCCGTAGAAAAAGTGCTTGATGTTGATGCCACTATGCAGGGTTCGTTGACGTTTAAGGATCCGGTGAATCTGCGCATAAACGGCAGTTTTGACGGGACACTTGATACGAAAGGCACTCTGACAATCAGCGAAAGCGCTATTGTCAGAGCAGAAATAAGGGGCGAGAGCATAATCGTTGCCGGCCGCGTATACGGCAATATAATCGCCGAACGCGAGCTTAAAATAATTCCGCCGGCACATGTTACGGGCAATGTTACCACGCCGCGCCTCAATATACTTGACGGGGCCGTGTTGGACGGCGAATGTCACATGACTACGCCCGGGAGCCATTCAAGCAGCGCGACAAAGAATGTTATGACAGCAGAGGAGCTCGCCAAGTATCTTGAAGTGGAGACCCCCATGATTTTTGAATGGGCCTCCTCCGGCAAGCTTCCGGCTTTCAAAGACAAAGACAACTGGAAATTTGAGAGAAATAGAATAGACGAGTGGATAGCAAACGGCAAAGTGATCTAG
- a CDS encoding helix-turn-helix domain-containing protein, protein MHQEKLLNIKEVAEYLGLSEEKVKRLVSAGDIPAYKIAGLLLRFKKDQIDQYKRKIISGDTTQAIPASFRIERKAGAARRAFAKEEAAVPYSVMEKLEDFLYYNDFYILSLILLLLVLFAIFDM, encoded by the coding sequence ATGCACCAAGAAAAACTTTTAAACATAAAAGAGGTGGCGGAATATTTAGGCCTTTCCGAAGAAAAGGTAAAGCGCCTTGTCTCCGCAGGGGATATCCCTGCATATAAGATTGCCGGGCTTCTGCTCAGATTTAAAAAAGACCAGATAGATCAATACAAAAGAAAGATAATTTCGGGTGATACAACGCAGGCAATTCCGGCTTCTTTCCGGATAGAACGAAAAGCAGGCGCAGCCAGACGTGCTTTTGCAAAAGAGGAAGCGGCGGTACCTTATTCGGTTATGGAAAAGCTCGAAGACTTCCTTTACTATAACGATTTTTACATTCTGTCGCTCATTCTGCTTCTGCTTGTGCTATTCGCAATTTTTGATATGTAG
- the larB gene encoding nickel pincer cofactor biosynthesis protein LarB yields MRSEKILLDVLAKVRAGKISKNKAARALSGFPSRELEFANIDCARHARCGFPEAVYCEGKTVEQIRRISREILKCDGFLLLTRLAESSYKKIKRSFPHLKYNKLGRVAYCRKALAPAWKNKNRKVILIITAGTSDIPVAEEAKATLLAVGANVRTLYDVGVAGIHRVLNKVDELREANVIIVAAGMDGALASVVGGIVSKPVIAVPTSCGYGASFKGLAALLTMLNSCAPGVSVVNIDNGFGAAYIANMINNMNLK; encoded by the coding sequence ATGCGGAGTGAAAAGATTTTACTGGATGTCCTCGCGAAAGTGAGGGCCGGGAAGATTTCTAAAAATAAGGCGGCCAGAGCGCTAAGCGGATTTCCTTCTCGCGAACTTGAATTCGCCAATATAGATTGCGCGAGGCACGCACGATGCGGCTTTCCTGAAGCAGTTTATTGCGAAGGCAAGACAGTAGAACAGATCAGGCGGATATCACGCGAGATATTGAAGTGCGACGGGTTTCTTCTTTTGACGCGATTGGCCGAAAGTTCCTATAAAAAGATAAAGCGGTCTTTCCCGCATTTAAAATACAATAAGCTTGGCAGGGTAGCCTATTGCCGGAAGGCTTTGGCGCCGGCATGGAAGAACAAGAATAGAAAAGTTATTCTTATAATAACTGCGGGGACTTCCGATATCCCGGTTGCCGAGGAAGCGAAGGCGACACTTTTAGCTGTAGGCGCAAACGTCAGGACTCTCTACGATGTCGGTGTAGCGGGCATCCACCGCGTTTTAAATAAAGTGGATGAGCTTAGAGAGGCCAATGTCATCATAGTGGCGGCCGGCATGGATGGCGCCCTCGCGAGCGTTGTGGGTGGAATTGTCTCAAAGCCCGTGATCGCCGTTCCTACAAGCTGCGGTTACGGGGCGAGCTTTAAAGGGCTGGCGGCGCTTCTTACCATGCTTAACAGCTGCGCGCCGGGTGTATCCGTTGTAAATATTGATAATGGTTTCGGCGCCGCATACATAGCGAACATGATTAATAATATGAATCTTAAGTAG